A window of Maioricimonas rarisocia genomic DNA:
CCGATCGTTGTTTGTGCAGCTGGACCAGGTTCGGGAATTCGCGACGGCACGGCAGGCAGGAAAGCGACCACACGTCGACGATGACCACCTTGCCCTTGTGGGCAGCGACCTTCTGCATCGTCTGTTCCCAGTCGATGATTTCGACGGTCACTTCGTCTTCGGCGTGCACTGACTGTACGGACATCGGCAGCAACAGGGCCGCGACGGCAATCAGCGGCAACATCCAGTGGCGGGGCATGTTCCATCAACTCCTGAGGGTGGGCGTCGTCTCCACGGCGCGGTCTTCATCGCGGGAGGTGCCGGCAGCCGATACGTTGCCTCCGGTCACGTCGCCGCGTCAACGTCGGGCAATGCCTGCGTCTCCCAAAACTGTCACCGAGCGGCCTGCCTGCGTCAACCCTGTGGGAGGATTCCTCCCGATCGTTGCGAATGCCATTTCCGGGCTTTCTGTGGAAGAGGACGTCTCTCTGCCTGCAGGGGTATACTGCAGGTTCCGCGGCTCCTGTGTGCCGGTGGCGGCAAGCGGCGCAGTGCCGGTTCCATCCGGGCACGAGTGAAGCCGCCGATGTTCGTCAGCGCCGTCGGGCAGGCGATGCCTGCCGTCGAGACTGTCAACCACGCTGGTACTGACCTGCGGAACCTCGACCGAATTCTGCTGAGGAGACCATCATGCCTGACGTCTTCGAACTCTGCCGATCCGAACGGTTTCTGGCCGGCGGGCCATCCGCAGCGGAACGCAGCTTCGAGTTCCCCGGGCAACGTCCGTGGCAGTGGCGGGTGACGTCGGCTGACGAGTATCTGGAAGCGATCCGCCGCGATCTCGACGATGAAGACGGAGAGCGAAAAACGCCATGGCACGTTCTGGAAGAACGGTACCTGGCCGAGCATGTCGGCATCGTCAGCAAGATCCGGTCACTTGGTGCCGGCCCCGCGGTCAAGGCGATCTGGGACAGGCGGGTGAAACTGAGCAACCTTCTGGCCACCGACACCCGGATTCGCGACGTGGCAGAGCAAATCGCCGCACACGGCGGCATCGACGCAGAACGACTGCTGGGCGAGTCCCTGGGAGAGATGCCGTACGGCCACCTGAGTGCTGCCGCGTCACTCCAGCAATTGCTTCCCGATGTGGAATTTCCGTTCATCACCGTGCTGCTGGACGCATACGGAGAGGGACTGCTGCCGTACGGCGTTTTCGACCAGTCGCTGGACCCGAATTACGTCGGGCCGGAGGTGCTGCTGTGCGTGGACCCGGCAAACCTCGGCGGCTGATCTGAGGTTGGATGCTTCTGAACGGTGAGAGCCACGCTGGCGTTCGTCAGGCGATGCCTGACCTACAGGAACTGCCAGTGCTGCCGCGGCCGGTCATGTCGGGACTGTCGGGCGGTTGTGGCGACGCCTCCAGGCGAACGGAGGGGCGACGATCGTGTATCGGTGGGGCGCCCACACGCGGGAAACGATTCCGGGGGCTCCACTCGCTTCGCTCGTTTCGACCCCGGCCACCCAGCGCGTGCGATTTCCTTACTCGTACGGCAGCGCCTTGAGGAACTCCACGAGATCCGAGATCTCCTGCTCCGACAGGTGGCGCGTGCGGCCGTGACGGTCTTCCGGATTCGCCGTCGTCAGCACGTCCCGCAGCGTCGCCGCACTGCCGTCGTGCAGGTATGGAGCCGAGCGGTACACTCCCAGCAGCGTTGGTGTGTCGTAAGCGGTTCCCATCTTTTCGGACGGATCGTCCTGGCCCGTCCCGACGTCGTGCAGCAGGAAGGTCTCCCCGCTGTCCGAGTCGGTGCGAGAGCCGGAGTCACAGAAGTATGGCCCGCTGTGACAGGTCGCGCACTTCGTCTCACTCGAAAAGAACAGCTTGCGTCCACGCTGTGCCGCGTCGCTCAGGCCGTTCTTCGCGTACGGGCTGAGGGGCACATCGTGCGAGTTTGCGTAGGCGGCCAGAGCATCCAGTTCGCGGGAGAGTCCCTTGTTCGGTTTCCCGAGCGAGTCGTTCAGCCTCCCACGGATCAGTCCCCGCCCCTGCATCAGCGGTCCCCGGATCGTGTGCTCGAAGTCCTGCACTTCGTCCCGGTCGGCCGACCAGTGAATCGGGTGCGTGTGAGCCATGCCGAACAGCGGCTGCGTCTGGCGAAGTCCTTCCGGCTGCTGCCAGGTCCGGCCATCCGGCTCGCCATCGGGATGACAACTCGAGCAGGAGATCCAGCGGCGGCCGACCATCGGTTGGCGGGCAGAGTAGAACAGCCTTTTCCCGAGCCAGATTTCTCCCTCGAGCGGGTTCTTGCAGACCGTGATGCGGGCCTGTTCCTGCAGCGTCGAGGCGTCATAGGCGACGACTTCAAAGTCGAGCGCGTTGTAGACGTAGAATGTCCCTCCATCGGGAGCAACGCGAACCGCCCGCGGGTTGGCCCCCAGCCGCAACAGCGACGCGTACTCCAGTTCGCGGTAGTTGTCGTCGAGGACGTTGCAGACGAACAGGTCATCCGTTCCGGCGAAGGCGACGTAGAGGCGGGTGCCGTCCGGCGAGACGGCCACTTCCCACGGGTTCGCCACCACGTAGGTGCCGCGGAACGAATCCATCTGCACCCGTTTGCGGCGTTTCCCTTCGCCTGCTTCCGTGTCGACGATCGCCACGTAGGGGAAGATCGCTCCCGAGCCATGCGGCACCGTGACCCGCGACCGCTGCATCGGCAGGTACGCCTTGGGGCGGGTCGGATGAACGGCGATCTGTCGCGCGAGGTTCTCCTGCGACGAACCGGCCCATTCGTCGACGACTTCCCACGTGTCCAGATCGATCGCTCGGACGATTGCTGTGTAATACTCCGTGGTCAGCAGACGTCGCCCGCCCGGCTCGAGGGCAATGCCACGAATGAACCGTCCGACGTCCAGCGCGCGAACGATTGACGGAGCAGCCGGATCGATCTCGAGGACCTGCCCGGGATAGTCGAGCGTAACGTACACCCGTGTTCCGTTGGCATTCGAGACGATGCCGTAAGGCTCGTCGAAGACTTCGACCGTTCCGGTGGCCTTGCCGGCGTCGGCATCGACGAACTGCACGCGGTCGTCGCCGTGCACGGCAACGGCCAACTGATGCGATGTGCCGACAAAGCTGACGCCTTCCGGATGGTGGCCGACGGCGACTTCGTGCAGAACCGTGTGCGTCTTCAGATCGACGATCGTGACGGTGCCGCTGTCCCGGTTCGAGCAGGCCAGCAGTGTCCCCTCGGCGGAGATGTCGATCAGACTGTTGGATGTGCCTGCCAGTGCCGATCCGCACGGGGCCAGGGTCGCGACGGTCAGCATGACCGCCTGGCTGATATGTCGCAGCCTGGTGGGAGTGATGCTCATGAGACTCCTTCGCACGATGTCCCTCCATCCGGTCGTCGTCTGGAATGCCCGGGAGCCGACCCGCCGGCACGGCTCCACCGTCGCCAACGATGATAAAGTTCCCGCCGCTCTGTCGATAGCGGAACCGGCAATCACCGCGACTCAGGCGGAGCAACCGACGACGGAGACTCGCTTCCCGGTACAATGAGACCTGCGGGCACCCAAACGGTGAAACGGCTCAGAATCCCTGTCCGCACGATCGTCACTTCCGCACAAATCGTTAACAGCAGAACGAGCGGTGCAGTCCGTGAGAACCGGGCGGACCTGACCGGGGGGACGCAGTGGCGGGCGACCGGGGTGTCGATCGCGGCTTATGCTCGATGAAGACCCCATGTTGCCGAAACGAATCACACCGGTTCGCCCATGAGCACTACTGCCGCACACGATGACGTGACTGTCGAACCCGACCATACCGGGGACGGGCCCCCCGTCGATCTGTCAGTCCTTCAGGACCGCATACCGGACTGGTTGCGGCTGTCGCGCGCCGCTGCGCTGCTGACGGCGGTGCTGGGCGTGGTGTTCGTGCTCGCAAGCTACCATCCGCTGTGGCACACCGACGTCTGGGGGCACCTGTCGTACGGACGCTGGATCTGGCAGCATGGCGGCTTGCCGTCGACCGAGCCGCTCTTGCCGCTTTGCGAAGGCGTGCCGATGGTCGACCCGGCCTGGCTCACCCAGTTAGTGGCATTCGGTGCGTACTCGGCACTCGGCGTGACCGCGCTGCAGTTCCTGTTTGCGGCAAGCATCACTATTGCGTCAGCGCTGCTGGCCGCAGCCGTCTGGAACCGGTCGGGCAGCATGCTGGCTGCTCTCGTTGGAATGGGAGCCGCCCTGTGGGCCAACTATCAGCAACTGCTGGTCGCCCGGCCGCAACTCGCAGGCCTGGTCGGGTTCTCTGCCGTTCTTGTGATTGCCACATCCAGCCGGCACCGTCGATCGGATCTGTTCGTCGTGCCGGCGATCTTCGCGATCTGGGCCAATCTGCATGGTTCTTTTCCGGTCGGGCTGGCCCTTCTCGGGCTGCTGTTCCTTGGACGGGCGGTCGACGTCCTGCGTCGGACGCGAACGCTGCGGGCCGTCCTGCACGACCGTCAGACGAGGCGGTTGCTGTTGCTGACCGAACTGGCGGCCGCGGCCGTGTTGATCAACCCGTACGGGTTCAAGCTGTACCTGGCGGTCGTCGCGATCTCACAGAATCCGAATCTGCAGGATCTGATCGAGTGGGACCCGCTGACGCTGCGAATGTCACAGGGACGGGCCGCCGCGGTCGTGTCGCTGGCCCTGATTGTTCTGTACCGACTGAGCCCGCGACGGGTCTCGGCTGGTGAAGTCATCGCGCTGGTGGTCTTCGGAGCAGCGACGCTCTGGTCGTCTCGGATGATTCACTGGTGGGCACCGCTGGCTGGTTTTTACCTGGCTCTGCATCTGGCGGCCGTCCTGCGGAAATACCGGGGACGCTACCCCGCCGAGTCTCCCGCAACCGGCCTGTGGTCGCTGGTGTCGGTGGGACTGATCTGGATTTTCTTCGCCTATACGCCGTTCGGCTATCAGGTGCTGCATGGCCGGAAGATGAGCGAAGAGCAGCAGGGGGCGCGGTTCCGCAAGAGCGTGTCACGACTGACGCCGATTGCCGCGACGGAATACCTGCATCGCAACACCCCTGAGGGGCAGGTCTTCAACACCTACGAGTGGGGCGACTATCTGTTGTGGGCCGGTCCGTCGGACCTGCAGCTGTTCGTGAATTCGCACGCCCATCTGGTTCCCGAAGAGGTCTGGCAGGACTATCTGCGGATCTCCAGCGCTGCATCCGGCTGGGATGACAAGCTGGACCGCTACGGCGTCAACGCGGTCGTCGTCGACAAGCGGGGGCGGGAAAACCTGATTCGCCGCCTGAAGCAGGAATCGGCGACGTGGAAGATCGGCTACGAGGACAACATTTCCGCCGTGTTCCTCCGTCGCAATCCGGTCTGAATCATCGTCATCCGCGCTGCGTCCACGTCGATGTGCCCCGCTCAGTGAAGGCTCTGCAAACATGTCTGCCCGACAGATCTCCTTGAAGTCCGTCGCACTGGTTCAGGCGCTGGTTCTGATTGCGTTTGCCGTCGCGATTGCCGTCGACGCCCGCGCGGTGACGGATGCAGTCTCCCAGCGACTTCTCGACGAAACGCCGTTCGAAAAGGTGCCGATTCCGCGCGAGCAGCCGCTGGTTGTTGAGCCGCTGTATGACCGGCCGGACTTCGTCAGCGACGAGGATCTGGCGGCCGTACTGCGACAGGTGCGACCGCAGTTTGATCGCGAACAGATGAAGCCGAACTACGTCGAACACGCGTTGCGTGGCTGGGGCGTGCGGGCAAAGTTTGCGAATCCGGACATTCCCTCGGGCGAGGAATTGGCACTGTTTCTGACCGATCATGCCCGCTTCTCCGATTCGTGGGGGAAGAAGGCCCAACCGCTACTGATCGACCGACCGCAGGGGATCGCGATTCGATGGGGACGCGAAACCGGAGCCTCGGTTCATCACGACCACTGGCTCGCCAGCCTGACCGAAGCAGGGATCTCGCGGGACACGCCGGTCTATGGTCCGGCCCGCCGCGACATGACGATCGGGGACGTCGTGCAGGAATCGCTGCGTGACTTCCGCCTCGATGAACGGGAAACCGAATGGACCGCAATGGCGTTCGGATTATGGCTTCCCCCCACCCGCAACTGGACCGGCGGAGACGGCCGCCAGTACTCCTTCGATCTGATTGCCCGCCGACTGATGCGGGGACACAAGGAGAAAGGTGTTTGCAGTGGGACCCATCGCGTCTATTCGCTGATGCTGCTCATTCGCCTGGATGACGAGTTCGACATCCTCTCCGATGGCATGCATGCCGAGGTGTACGGCTACCTCGAAGACGTGCGGGACGCCATCATCGCGGCCCAGTTCGAGGACGGTCACTGGCCGTCCAACTGGCCGGAGGGAGCGGGGGCGGTTGAGAATCCCGTTGATGATCCCGTTTATCGGCAGGTGATCGCCACGGGGCACCATCTTGAATGGCTGGCGATCGCACCGCGCGATCTGCATCCCCCGGATGAGCAGATCCGCCGGGCCGCCGAGTGGGTGATCCAAACCACCGTCGAACAGCCGACCGAGGACATCCTGGCCCGGTACACGTTCTACAGTCACGTCGGCAATGCGCTCGCGCTGTGGCGGAACACGCATCCAGCCGACTTCTGGATGGAGTGGGTTGAGACGCATCCTGATGCGGCGGCGACCGAAGCCTCTCAGGAGAGCGACGAGACAACAGCGGCCAGTTCAAGCGTTGACGGGACGTAGGTCAGGCATCGCCTGGCGAACACCGGCGCTGCCTGATGGGAGTTCCCCGGAGCACTCGTGAACGTGTTCCGCTGCGGAAGGTGCGTCACGGACGATTCCGTCTGCGAAATGCGATCTTCAACGCGTCGCCCACCAGTGACCTGCCGTGACACACCCGACATGTCCCTGAGAGGACGACGCTCGCCTGTGGTTTAGTGTGCTGTTCTCTCGAGCCTCGCCTCTCGAGTCTCACGGGCTACTGACCACGCTGACGGGACGCTGATCTGTTCTGGCTGCTCGCACACGACTTCCTGTGGCTGCGCCACCCAGACACGTCATGTGTCTGGGCCACCCGCGGACGACACTCGTGAATTGCAGGCGAGCCCCGAGCGTGAACTCGGGGGTAGGACGCTCGAACAGGGGGGCCATGCTCATCCTTTCGAGGCATGCCGTAGGTCTGGCTCCGCCTGACGAACGCCGGTGCGCATCCCCGAATGACGCTACACTTCTCGCTGCTACCAGCACGCAGCGAAAGCGCACCGTCATTCGCAGCGCACGGCTCGCAGAGCCGTGGCACCCTGCATATTGGCTTCTGACGTAGCCCAGGCTCCGCCTGACGAATGTCGATGTTCACCCGGCAACGTCGGCACTGGGTGCCACTGCCGGCTTTGTCCAGCAGTGCGAACCGCCCTCACTGCACCTGCTTGTCTTGATGGTCAAGCATGTCATCCCGGAGCTCACGCTTCGCGGCCGCCAGCGTTCTCTTCTCCGGGGTATTGCATCATCGTGACAGCTCCCACATCTACGGCGCACGGCTCGCAGAGCCGTAGCACCCTGTCGATTGGGGTGGGTTTCCTGAATTTCGCAGATGCTGGGACCAGTCCCAGCCTACCCTGCAGGTCCGCTTGCTCGCACAGCGGTGGCACGCCTGACGCAGAGGGCGACGACCTCCCCTACAGCACGCTGCGGCCCACGCTCGACGTCGCGAACGTGGCAATGTAGCTCATCAGCCGCATTTCGGCCGAGGGAATCTCGCGGCGGATCCGTTCGGCCAGAGAGGGGGCCACCGTAGTTGTCTGCAGCTCTTTGAGGTAGTCGACAAGCAGAGCCCGTCCACCGGGAGCTTCGTGCAGTAGAAAGTGCACCCACGCCCAGGATTCCTGGTAGTCGACTCGCCGCATCTGGGCGATGTCGTCAAGCTGTTCGAGCCGCTGCAGATCGGGCCGCCAGCCGTTCTCGAGCGCCGTGGCCAGTCGATGCGCGTGGTCCCGGTTGAGAGCCCCCGGTTGTGTGCCGCCCACTTCGAAGTATTCCGCCAGTCCTTCGTCGAGCCAGAGGGGAACGGTTCGGAGCGTCGCATGCAGCAGACCGTGCGTGTATTCGTGCCGCAGATCCTCGCCGACGCGGTCGCCCTGAAAGGCGTAGACCGCCAGTTCGGTGGTCGAGCCGATGAAGAATGCCCGCCGGTTCGGCAGTTCCGGATGAGCGGTCTGCATATACGTGGCGTAACGCTCCTGGTCGCGGAAGAGGTAGACGCTGACCGAGCGATTGGCGTTCGGAAGGTCGAGCACCTCCGTGATCTGGTCGCGGACACGGTACAGATCGGCGATGAGCGGATCGCTCGACGGGAGCTTCATGTCGGAGTGGATCGTCAGCCCCTCGTCCCGGAATTCATGCCGGTCGGGGAGGCCGCGAAACGCATTCCGCCCGGGAGTGACGCAACCGGCTGCCACAAGAGCGAGGCAGGCCGCGATCACCCACGTTCGACGCACGCCAGGAGTTTGAGCAGGTCGACCAACCATCCGTGGAACAAGTCGAACGTCGTGCTGGAGTCGGTTTCGAAATCCGTCCCATGACAGCCTGATCCTGGCGCGAATTGCTCGCGCAGGACAGGGCGTGCCCGACAGAGTGGCGGGAGTGTCCCAAAAGCGGTCTGAACCGGCAAGACGGGATTCGCTCCGCCGGTGGCCGGCCTATTCGGGGGCCGGACCGAACCGGGAAGTCTCGTCCGGGTGATGGCCGTGCAGAAACTCGGCGGCGATCATTTCCCGCTTGCCGGCCGGCTTGAGGCGGATCACTTCGACGATCCCCGCACCCGTTCGGACGTACAGGTGCTTGTCATGAGCGGCCGCAAGCTGACCCGGCTGCGAACCGGGAACGGCCTCGACTTCGTCTTCACTGACCGATTGCGTCTCGAGGACGAGCAGCCGCAGTGGTTTGCGGCCTTCCTGGGTGAAAAACGTGAACGGCATCGGCCAGGGCTGCATCGCCCGGACGTGCCAGCCCACCTGCTCGGCGGTCCGCGTCCAGTCGATCTGTCCCATCGACTTGGGCATCTTGGGAGCCAGTGTCACCTGCGATTCGTCCTGCGGGATCGCTTCGGCCTGGCCGCGTTCCAGACGCTCCAGCACTTCGAGTGTCAGTGGTCCCGACAGATCCGCCAGACGAGCCTCGAGTTCCCCACTCGTCTCCTGCGGTCCGATGTCCGTGCGGACGACACCCAGGATCGGTCCGGCATCGAGGGCGGGAACGATCCGGAACATCGTCACGCCCGATTCGGTTTCACCGTTGAGAATCGCATAGTGGACCGGCGCGGCTCCGCGGTACTTCGGCAGCAGCGAGGCATGCAGATTGATGGCGCCAAAGCGGGGAATATCCAGCAGTTCCTGCGAGAGAATCTGGCCGTAGGCGGCAACGACGAAGACGTCGGCACCATAGGATCGCAGCCGGTCGAGCGCCTCGGGGGCCCGGGCTTTTTCGGGCTGGAACACGTCGATCCCGTGCTCGAGGCCCGTTTCCTTCATCACGTTGACGTGATGGTGATGGCCCCGGCCGGTCCGGTCCGGTTGCGTGACCAGCGCGGCGACCTCGTGCGGCGAGTCGATGAGAGTCCTGAAGGTCGGCAGGGCAAACTGCCCCGTTCCCATCATGACAACGCGGAGCGGCACAGGAATCTCCTTCGCGCTGCAGCTTGATCGCGGCAGCGAGTGGCGCAGAGTCGGAACAGGCCGATGCGACGGACGGGACTGTTACTTCGAGGCCGGCTCGAACTGGCCGGTGCGGGACATCTCATCCAGCTGGCGGCGGATCTCTTCATCAGAGGCGATCTCGCCTGCCTCCTGGGCCTGCCGAAAACGATGTTCGAACTCGGCCAGTTTTCCGTCGACTTCGCGGCGCAGCGACTCGCTCAGCCGCTCCGTGAACATGACGCCGTCCAGATGGTCGGTCTCGTGCTGAACGACCCGGGCGGCCAGATCGTCAAGAGTCGCCTGGATGGGCTGTCCCTCCAGATCAAACGCCTCGATCACGACTTCTTCGGCCCGCTGGACCTCGGCATAGATTCCGGGCACGCTCAGGCACCCCTCTTCGCCGAATTCGGCCCCCTTCCGCTTGCGGATGACCGGATTGATGAACACCAGTTCTTCGTCGGTCTCTTCCGGGTCTCCGGTGAGATTGACGATGAAGAACCGGAACGGAAGACCGACCTGGTTGGCGGCCAGTCCAATCCCTTTGGCCTCGTACATCAGCCCGAACATCTCACGGACGACGGCGCGCAACTGTGGGTCGATCCGGGTGACGTCGGACGACTTCCAGGTCAGGGCGGGATGGGGATGGTAGACAATCTGCATGGACGACTCGCCGAACTTTCTGCGTGCTGTGACAGCCTTCGCTCTTCAATCGAATCAACGATTATACGCAGGGCCGGCGCGCAACAACAGGCACCGCATGCTCGTGCACACGGTGCCTGTCGGAGGACGTTGGACGTTGTCGCGGGGCGATCAGTAGGTCGGCAGCGGATTGACCGGCGCGGTCGCGGTCGCGTACGGGGCGTAGGGGACGGCAGCCTGCATGCTGGTCCCGCCGTAGTAGGCACCCTGAGGATACACACCGCCACCGGCACCGCCGCCGTAAGGCTGGTAGCCGCATCCACCTCCGTAGCAACCGCCGCCGTAGGGGGCGTGGCAGCAGCCGGCGGCCGTCGCCAGCGACACTGCGCATCCGATCAGCAAGAGCAGACGCTTCATTTCGATCATTCCTTTCCTGGGCAGGGAGGGGGAGGCGGTGTTCGCCTGTCGCTGCGGGCACCGCTTGAGCGTTCCGCGTTTCGCGGTTCCGCAGAGAATGAATTGAGGAATTGGGGAACATCCCGCACGCACACGACATCCGTCCGGGCCGAAACCGTCCGGTCCGGTTGGCTGGGCAGTCGATTCGGTTGGTGTCG
This region includes:
- the def gene encoding peptide deformylase: MQIVYHPHPALTWKSSDVTRIDPQLRAVVREMFGLMYEAKGIGLAANQVGLPFRFFIVNLTGDPEETDEELVFINPVIRKRKGAEFGEEGCLSVPGIYAEVQRAEEVVIEAFDLEGQPIQATLDDLAARVVQHETDHLDGVMFTERLSESLRREVDGKLAEFEHRFRQAQEAGEIASDEEIRRQLDEMSRTGQFEPASK
- the fmt gene encoding methionyl-tRNA formyltransferase, whose protein sequence is MPLRVVMMGTGQFALPTFRTLIDSPHEVAALVTQPDRTGRGHHHHVNVMKETGLEHGIDVFQPEKARAPEALDRLRSYGADVFVVAAYGQILSQELLDIPRFGAINLHASLLPKYRGAAPVHYAILNGETESGVTMFRIVPALDAGPILGVVRTDIGPQETSGELEARLADLSGPLTLEVLERLERGQAEAIPQDESQVTLAPKMPKSMGQIDWTRTAEQVGWHVRAMQPWPMPFTFFTQEGRKPLRLLVLETQSVSEDEVEAVPGSQPGQLAAAHDKHLYVRTGAGIVEVIRLKPAGKREMIAAEFLHGHHPDETSRFGPAPE
- a CDS encoding beta-propeller fold lactonase family protein encodes the protein MSITPTRLRHISQAVMLTVATLAPCGSALAGTSNSLIDISAEGTLLACSNRDSGTVTIVDLKTHTVLHEVAVGHHPEGVSFVGTSHQLAVAVHGDDRVQFVDADAGKATGTVEVFDEPYGIVSNANGTRVYVTLDYPGQVLEIDPAAPSIVRALDVGRFIRGIALEPGGRRLLTTEYYTAIVRAIDLDTWEVVDEWAGSSQENLARQIAVHPTRPKAYLPMQRSRVTVPHGSGAIFPYVAIVDTEAGEGKRRKRVQMDSFRGTYVVANPWEVAVSPDGTRLYVAFAGTDDLFVCNVLDDNYRELEYASLLRLGANPRAVRVAPDGGTFYVYNALDFEVVAYDASTLQEQARITVCKNPLEGEIWLGKRLFYSARQPMVGRRWISCSSCHPDGEPDGRTWQQPEGLRQTQPLFGMAHTHPIHWSADRDEVQDFEHTIRGPLMQGRGLIRGRLNDSLGKPNKGLSRELDALAAYANSHDVPLSPYAKNGLSDAAQRGRKLFFSSETKCATCHSGPYFCDSGSRTDSDSGETFLLHDVGTGQDDPSEKMGTAYDTPTLLGVYRSAPYLHDGSAATLRDVLTTANPEDRHGRTRHLSEQEISDLVEFLKALPYE
- a CDS encoding DUF1570 domain-containing protein — its product is MRRTWVIAACLALVAAGCVTPGRNAFRGLPDRHEFRDEGLTIHSDMKLPSSDPLIADLYRVRDQITEVLDLPNANRSVSVYLFRDQERYATYMQTAHPELPNRRAFFIGSTTELAVYAFQGDRVGEDLRHEYTHGLLHATLRTVPLWLDEGLAEYFEVGGTQPGALNRDHAHRLATALENGWRPDLQRLEQLDDIAQMRRVDYQESWAWVHFLLHEAPGGRALLVDYLKELQTTTVAPSLAERIRREIPSAEMRLMSYIATFATSSVGRSVL